The Grus americana isolate bGruAme1 chromosome 29, bGruAme1.mat, whole genome shotgun sequence genome contains the following window.
AGGAGGAGGCGCCACGGCAGCACCTACGTCAGAAGAGCTGGACCCCCAAGATGCTGAAGCCGGTGGGCGCTGAGCACGCCGAGGGGGAGCGGGTAGaccctgccctggctctggAGAAGCAGCCGTGAGTCCTGAGGCCGAGCCACGTGCGGCAGCCGGGGCAGGAAACGGGGGGGGGGTTGAAGGGGGTGTCCAGGGCTTTGCCACCCCTCAGTGTCCCCTtggcatccccccccccccgcagctggTACCACGGGGCCATCACGCGGGCCGAGGCAGAGAGCCGGCTGCAGGCGTGCCGGGAGGCCGGCTACCTGGTGCGCACCAGCGAGACCGGCAGCGGCAAGTACTCCATCGCGCTCAAGTGAGTAGCCGAGCGGCCACGGACCGAgtcccggccccggggcgggggggggggggggaatgcagCGGCAGGAGCCCCTCCCAAGTTGTTTACACCAGAGCCCTGATGGGGTGGGAGCACCCAGGCCCCGGGGGGGGTGGCACCCCCCAAGCCGCGGGGGGACCCAGGCATCCTGGCGCAgcactggggcggggggggctgtgcgtccccctccccggcacatTGTCGGGAGCGCCGGTGGCGTTTCCTTCCTGAGGAAGCGGAGCCCCTGGAGCCGAAACAATCGGAGAGGGACGGGAACAAACAGGGGTGGATGCAGCCGCGGCCAtggggcgggcgggcgccgGGGGGCTGGCGGCACCGCTGACGCCCACCGACCGCCCAGGACCAGCCAGGGCTGCGTCCACATCATCGTGGCCCAGACCAAGGACAACAAGTACACGCTCAGCCAGGCCAGCGGCGCCTTTGCCAGCATCCCCGAGGTCGTGCACTACTACTCCACCGAGAAGCTGCCCTTCAAGGGGGCCGAGCACATGGCCCTGCTGCACCCTGTCCACTGCAAGCTGCATTAGCACCCGCtaatgccccccccccagactgGCCCATGACCCCGGCGTGTGGGGAAGGGTCTGGCGGAGGACCCCTCGGTCACGTCCCCAGCCCTTACGGGgaccctgctcctgcctggtgGCCGCTGCCCGCCGCTGGACTCCGGCCGGGCCGTGCTGCCCTATTGCTGGGACCGATCCTGCCCACCCTTTGCCGGAGCCGACCCGCtgcaggggcggggggagaatCCCCCCTCTGGCacccggggtggggggacgcAGCGAGACTGGGACGTGTAACAAAGGAGTAAAATAAACTTGTTGGCTGAGAAAAGGTGGGTGGTCCTGGGGGTGCAGTGGGgaagggatggagctgggggggggcagggctggggactgCAAAGTGGAAGGGATGGGGCAGGATTGGGGCTGGGGTCTGCAATGGGCAAGGGATGGTGGTGGGGGTTGCGGAggtgcagggatggggatggggccCCCCAGGGTGCCAGGATAGATGGGTGCCCAGGGTGTgcgtgctgggggggggggggcgtagGAGACACCCggccccttccccacccaggGGGCTAGCTGCCAGGCTCCGCTCTGCTGGCAGCGGCGCTGCCTGAAACCAGGGTGGGTTTTCGAGGCTGGGGGCCATCAGGGCTGACCCCAGGAtccggcccctcgcccccccagGGGTCACCTGCCTGCTTGGGAGGGCAGAAGCAGGTGACTCAACCCCAGACTTGTGCCAGCAGGAGCCACGCTGGTTTCGGGGGACAGGGGTAccggggctccccccacccGCACATCTGCATCCTGCCAGGCTTTTTATAGAGCGGGGCTGGTTGGGGTGGGGGAACGTGGCGTCGCAAGGGTGCCCAAGCACCCGCTCCCCTTGCCCTGCGGTTTCCTGCCtgggtgcagctgcagctccctggggtgTTGCACAACGCGGCACAGGGTGGGCTGCTGCCGCAGGCACTGCGTGGCACAGGGGGCACGGCCTGGGGGACGCTCATTGgcatggggggggacatggcCCAGGGGGGCATGGCATGAGGTATGTGGCATGGCGGGGGGACACAGCCTGGGAGGCACTGGGTGACACAGGAGGGCACAGTGTGGGGTACGTGGCGTGGGTAGGGGGCAGAGCAAGGCACAGGGCGCATGGACTGGGGGTGCGCGGCCTCGAGTGAgggggggcacagccctgcctcgCCCCCTCAGTCATTCCCAGGCGAGGGAGGCTGCAGCAACCCCTCCGTTACTCCCCCCCCAAAGTACCCACTCCGTTACAAATCCAAGGCCTTTATTTGAGACACGTTTTGCCCCATTTCCACCCCCAcgtgctttaaaaataagcaccagaggggctggggcagagggatggggCTGATCCAGCCAGCCCCCCTCTTGACACCCACGGTactgggtggggggggagctATGCCCTTCCCCTGGGGCCCCCAAAGCCATCCCCgtgggcagagcccagccctgctcccacgctCAGGCGCGGCCGTGCTTCCAGCGCCTTCACCCCGCTCACCCCAGCTTGGCCGCGGGCCTGGAGCTGGTGTCCTGGGACCCATCTTGGCAGCCCCCCCTGGTTTGGCTCGGTGCTGATCCCCCCTCCTCAGAGGCTGCTCCCAGACACGGGGCCTGGCCGGGGGCTTTCAGCACCCCCAGAtgaagtgtgtgtgggggggcaGCTCCCAGGGTCACATCCCAACCCCGGGACCCCTCCCAGGGCCAGGGACCCCCCGTCTGAGCGGCGGGGGCCTGCCAGCACATCCAGCCGCCGGCTACTGCCTTGAGAAGAAATAGTCCAAGTTGGTGATGTGGAGAGCCCTGGGGGCCAGGGGCGCGGGGGGGAAGAGCAGGGGAGTCTCACTgtgcggggggctggggggggccagggGCACCAGCACGTGCTGCCCCTCGCCCTCCGGCTTGGCGCCCGGCCGCCTGCCCATCCGCCACGTCTGCCTGTACCTGCGGGAGGGGAGAGTGGTCCAGGTCAGGGGGGGCAGGCGGAGCCCCCACAGTTCCTCCCCCCCGGGGCACTCACCTCACCACGATGGCAATGAAGAGGGCAATGCCCAGGAGCAGGCTCCCCCCGGCCACCAGGAAGGCATAGGGAGATGCCACCAAGCGGGCGCTGGCTTCTACGACAGCCCCTGCAgcagagggggggggggacacgggctCATTGCGGGGAGAAGAAACCCGGGGGTCCTGGCCCCCCGCAGCCAACCCAGAGACCCCTCCTCACCATCAGTGCCATTAGCAGCATCTTCCCCAAAGAGCTCGGGGGGCAGCGTGACTCCGTAGCTGCCATCGTCCATGGGGAACTGCAAGAGaaggtggggcgggggggggtgatGGGATAGGGCCTGGTGTCCCCTCGCCCCCACATGGGGACACAAGATCCAGCCGGGAGCGTGTCACGACCCCCCGGGGCTGAGGCCATGCCCTACCTCGGAGCTGAAGGGTCCCATTTCAGAGGTGAGGTCCCTGGGATCTGCAAGGTGAGGGGGGGACCCTGAGGCGGGGGGACCCTGAGGCTGAGCCCCCGGCCTCAGGGCCACATGGTCCCCTCTTACCTGTCCAGGGGGTGCCCACCGCCTCCCGGCTCCACTCGCTCCATGCACCGTGGCCAAACTCCTCCCGCGCCCGCACCTGCACCACGTGCCGCATCCCCCGCCAGGCGTCATGAATGTCCAGCCATGTCGTCATCACCTGGTCCACCTGGGGGGGAGCACGGGCGGCGTGGGGCTGGGGTAGCCCTGCCAGGGGGCAGCCCcatgccggggaggggggggtctcACCTCCGTGAAGGTCTGGGCAGGCTCAGGGCGGTAGCGGACCTGGAAGTGGAGCCAGTAGAAGCGGGGGTCCCAGGATGAGGGGTAGGACCAGTTGACCCGCAACCGTTGCGGCGCCTTCTCCAGTGCCTCCACCGTCACATTGAGGGGGGGGTCGGGCTTCACTGCCAGGAAagggggggggctcagggccTGGCACCGCGCGCCCGCCGCTCATCCAGCCCTAGTGCCCGGCAAGAGGGGAGCGACACTCACGGACACTGCTGAGGGTTATGATCCTGTCCTCGCCGGCTGAGCCGCCGGCGCCGTTGTTGACGCATGTGGACACCACGAGGGGTTTGGTGTCGTCAGCGCCGGGTGGCACCTTCACCCGGCAAACAAATTTCCGTGCCTTGGAGAAGTAGCGGCACCGCTGCTCCGTGGCGTTCTCAGCTGTGAACCTGTGGGAACATGGCTTGGCTGAGGCTGCGGCATGCGGCCGGTGCCGGGGAAAGCGTCTGCGGGGAGGGACGGTAAAGTCCCCTGCACCCCATGCCGTGGTAGGTGCCAGGACGGCGCTCACCTCCGCTTCACCCAAAGCATCGCCTGCGTCCCTGGGGACGGCTTTGCCCGTAGCGGCCACTCGCACAGGACATCTTTGTCGTGGCTCCGCCGGTAGCAGAAGACCCGAGGAGTTTCAGGGGGTTCTGGAAGGCAGAGAGGTGCTGGGGAACGGGGCAGGCCGGACTGGGCGGTGCTGCGAGGGAAGCCCCCGCTCCAGCGCAGACCCACCTTCCACCAGTAGCCGCAGGGAGCGCAGCGGGCGGCCCCCCACGTAGCAGCTGTAGCGCCCCGAGTCCTCGTAGCGCAGCTGCCGCAGGAGCAGCGCGTTGCCCTCTGCCAGCCGCCGGCTgcggccccccgccgccccccgctccTCCACCTGCCAGGACACGGTGACGTTCGCTGGCCCCTCGTCCTGGCAGGTCAACGTGATGTTTGCTCCTGGACGTCTCACCACCGTGTCCCACGAGAGCCCTGGGGGGACGAGAGGGGGTCAGGCAATGGAGACGAGACCCCAGACCCCGCGGGTGTCCCTGGAGGAGGGGGGCACCCCACCATCTGCTCCCCATGCCCGGAGGCTGCCCCGTGTCAATATTTGCAGAAGGCACCGAGCCGGAACGAGCggcagctcctgctgagctAACGATTCCCCACCGCCCCGGGCACCGGCCCCCGGGCACGCAGGATGCCCTGGCCCTGCCGCAGGGATGGCCACCGCAGCACCCGGCCACCGCAGCACCCGGCCAGGGCGCGAGTCGGGCGGCCGGCGGTGGGACCTGGCCGGGCAGCGTGGGGAGCGCAGAGCCGGGCTCCAGGAGAGCTGCGGGCTGGCtctgggggtgccgggggggtcccgggggtccGGCGCTGGAGGGGTTAAGCGGCCGGGCTGGCCGGCGGCACGGGGCCAGGCCTGGGCTGGGGCCAGGGAGGCCGCCCGGGGCAGCTCTCCCGGCTCTGGCTGCAAAGGTCAACAGCCAGCACGGACCTGCTGGTTCCCGTCGGCTCCTGCTGCCGGGAACGCACCCAGCACCCAGTacacagcacccagcacccaccacgcagcacccagcacccacccagccCCCAGtaggcagcccccagccccagcacccccccggGGTGCCCCGTACCCTGCCCGTCACCCCGGGCTCAGCGAAGCTCcgccggggcgggcagggaaCCGttccccccccactccccgtggCCCGGACCCGCGGGGCCCCGCTACCGGCAGAGGCATCCCCGAGCCCCCTCCcgagccccggggcagccccgccgcgggtggggtgtgtgtgtttgtgtggggGGGGTGCTCCACCGGCAGGCTTccgccgctcccccccccccgcccgtcCTGCCCGGTGCCGGTCGCACTCACCCGCGGGGCCGCAGGGCCCGGGaccggcagcggcggcagcggcgatGAGGAGCAGCGCGACGTGGAGCAACGGCCCCGGTGGCCGCGCCATGCACCCGCTCCCGGGCAGGAAAACATCGGCGGAGCCGCCGGTGGCGCGGCCAGTGCCCGCGGTTGTGAAACCCAGGCGGGGCGGCTCCGCGGCGGCAGCACGTgcgcccgggcggggcggggccaggccggcaccgggggggggtggggggtggagggggggtgatggggggggtaTGCCGGGTCACGGCCGCCCCCTGCGACTCCCGGTGTCCCCCGGTGCCCGCTCCCCCCCGCAGGACACAGGACACGGCAGAAGCTGCTCAgaagtttgtgggttttttttttttataaaaaagctggggtttgggtatttttttttctctgtggacCCATAAAATGATACAATTCTGCAATATAGAAACGTGTAATAAATTAGACGCCCTGATCCTCGCCCCCCCCCAACACAAAATAATccccaaacacccccaaaaATAGACTCCAGCCCGTGCCGAACCATTTCCTCTTTGGTATCAAGGAGAGCGGgaccccgggacccccccagagACCctctgctggggggggacacggtgCCCACATGCACCCCCTGGGACACGGTCCGGTCCCCCGGAGctggcgaggaggaggaggaggagggaggaagtgGAGAGCGAGGGTTGTGCAAGACCCCAGCGTGGGAGTGAATCACGGCGGCGTGCAAACACCCCTGCTTCCCGCAGAAAGCAGGAAGGAGCCAGGGAACGCTTCCCCTTTCCCACCCGGCACCCCGCCCGGGCACCCAAAGGTGGGGGGCTGGAGGACGGTGATCGCCCTcgccccccggccccggtgCCTGCTCCCCGCTGCTCTCTCCAGAACCAGCCGACACTGAGAGAAACAAGTCGCTCTGTAAACTCGGAGgggttttccttcctttttttttttgtgtgtgttttttgtgggttttttttgctttttttgctttttttccctttttttatataaaaagaagaCACATGGGTGAGGGGCGAGGGAGGGGGCAGGGCACTGTCACAGCCCCTCCCCAGACCCCCACGCCTGCCCACGGCGGTGGCTCTGGCATGATACATTCACGTGTGATGGGGTATTTGCACTCTGTGGAGGTGAATACTGACAGAGGAGTGgccggggggctgctggggacagcGTCCGTCCCAGGGACAAGAGTAGTTTTTTGGTTACACTGCGACAGTCCACGCTCCTCCAAACCTCAGCACCTGGGCCCGCACGGCCTCTGCTccacccccccaggaccccttCCCCCAGGCCACGGTGAGAGAAGAGGGTGAGGGGGGGGGCCCCCCGGCTGCACAGGAGGGGACGTGACACCCCCCAGCCTCACACCTTGAGCATCTTGTCGGccgtgctgctggggctgccggCGGCGCTGCCGGCGGCGCTGCTGTCGCTGCCCTTCTTCTTGCGCAGGGTCTCAATCCAGCCAACGCTGGGGCGGGCGGTGAAGCTGGAGAGCGCCAGGGAGCTGAGCCGCATGTTCTTGCCTGACATGATGAGCTCGCCGAAACCCTCCTGGTGGGAGAAGGCGTAGCCGGAGCGGCGCGAGCCCACGCGCCCCACACGCCGCATGCACCGGTGCTGGGTCTTCTGCTTCTTCCGTACCAGCTGAGTGTAGCGCACCTGGGGACGCGGGCCGGGGGGGACAGACAGGGTCAGGGACCCACAGAACTGCCCGCAGGACTCTGCGTCCGCCCCCTGCGGCTACGTGCTCTCACCGTGTCTGAGAGTTCGGGTTTTAGGTCCAGCTTGAGGAAGCGAAAGGCCACGACAGGCATGATGCAGACCACGGTGGTGAGGGCGATGGTCAGCCAGACCGTGGGCTGGGCCAGCGTGTTCTGTGCATTACCTGGGGGCGGGAAGCGCGAGTCCAGGCAGGGTTTGGCCGGGCCAGCAccctgctggggtggggggcattGCTCAGCTCCCCTGGGACTCACCCACAAAGCGGAACTGGTTGGGAAACATCTGGAAGAGGCCGTCGCTGTGCATGGCGAAGAGGATGGCGAAGTAGGCGGCCAGGCTGCCCCAGATGAAGAAGTGATTGATGGCCGTCCAGAAGCCTGTGTCCAGCCCAATctggtggggagaggaaggaggaggcagggctCAGGGGACGGCCGCGGTGCTCCGAGCACGACCACGGGACAGGAGGGGACCCAAACCTTCACCTGCCCGTTGTGCTACAGCTGAGGGTCTGGGGCTAAGCAGCCGCATCCCTACCTGCACGCTGACGACAATCACGAGGGAGGTGGCGACGGTGACGGCAAACGACTGGTAGTCGGCCAGCTGGGCGCCATCGTCACGGGTGGCGTCAGCAAAAACGCCATAGGGGATGAAGAACATGAAGACAGAGGTGTAGATGCCCTGGGCGATGCAGATGAAGAACTCCCGCTTGTTGAAGAGCAGGTTCAACTGCCCGGGCTCGTAGAGTTTGGGGTACTCCATGCTCCGCTGCTCTGGCACGTCCTGGGGGCGCAGGGCACTCTGGGCACCTCCCTCCGGCCCCGGGCAGGCACAGCCCGTTTGCTGGGGCCAGTCCAGCCTTCACCGCCACCCACGGAGGGACAAggacagcccagcccaggcagccctTCCTCCCGCAGGGTGGACCATGCAGGGGAGCCGAGCCAGCTCCTCAGgcacccagggaccccccctcACTGCCCCCCTGCCATACCTGGTCAAAGACGCCCATGGCGAGCACAGGCAGCGACGTGTAGACAATGTTGTAGAGCGTGATGAAGTATTGATCGTACACGGTCTGTATGGAACGGAGTGCTCAGGGGGACGTGAGACCTGCCTGCCCTGTACCCTCGCTGGCCCCTGCGCCCACAGCTGCAGGGACAAGAGAGCCGCCGCCAGCCCCCCATGGGTGCCCACCTCGAGCAGCGGGGGTGCTGCCGCTACTGCGTGGCAGCCCTGGCCAAACGGGCTCCTCGTACCCACCACATGCTGCCGCGCTCCAAAGGGATCCCAGGCTGTGCCTGCTGGTGCAGGATGAGGCCCCCGCAGGGAGCCTGGAGACCAGGGCATGCTTCTGAGCAGGGGGGGTCCCGCGGGAAAACCCTCCCCAACTCCGAGCGAGCAAGGAGCCAGCAACGCACCTGCGCCGAGAAGCCGCAGAAGAAGCCAAACCAGAAGTGGACCATGGTGAAGGCAAAGTTCTTGTAGAAGAAATAGCAGAGGAACTTGCACATGCGGAGGTAGGACCAGCGCCCGTGCACCAGGAGCAGGCGCTGCAGGAACTTGAACTGTGAGAAGGAGTAGTCGGAGGCCAGCACCGCCTGGATGCCCTCCTGCCCACTGATGCCCACCCCGATGTGGGCGGCTGTGGAGGGAAGAGACACGTGGAGTGAGGAGGGCTCTGCCGCTCTCCCCAGCGGGACTGCGTTCCTGCGGGGCACAGAGGGGCAAGGACAGAGGCTGGCATGGGCCCCGGGACGGTGCAAGGGGGAACCTGTCCCTCCTGCGGCTCCCCAGACCCCAGGACTTACTCTTGATCATGCTGACATCGTTGGCCCCATCCCCGATGGCCAGCGTCACAGCCTTCTTGTACTTCTTCACCAACTCCACCACCTGGGCTTTCTGCAAGGGCGTGACGCGGCAGCAGATGACGGCCTTGCAGGCACATGCCGTCTCCAGGAATTCCACCTCCATGTCAGCCTCCAGCGCGTGGGCCTGCGAGGAGAGCGGGGAGACAGTGGGGGGCACGGCCCACAGCCGGGCACGgtgccccatccagcctggcacTTCCAGGTCCCTTACCAGGCTATGCCCGTTGATGACCAGGGCATATTCGCCCGCGATGGCTTCCAGGACGGAGGTGAGCTTGGAGGAAGAGAGTTTCTCCTGGTAGGAGAAGCCATTGCCCATGGAGCGCGACGCATCCATCATCTTCTCCCGGGCTTTcctgaggagaaagagaagggtCAGGGGGCCCCGATTCAGGGCACTTTCACATCCCCCAGCTCCCCCGTGCACAGCCGTACCCCATGCCGGCCCCCGCGCACCTCCTccgcccagccctgcccccCGACCCTCACCTGAGCTCCTCTCGCACCTCCAGCACAGTGTGGCCCGTGACCACGAACACCTCCGTCATGTCGTCTGTCAGCATCTTGCAGGAGTAGCCGATGTTCACAGCCGTTTCTGGGGACGGGAAACCAGGGGCTAAGCCAGGGGCAGCTCAGGGGGGGAGCGTCTGTCCCATGCCCCCCAGGCAGGTGGGATCCAGCCCACGAGTGTCCTCGTCTCCAGCCAGCCCAGACCCCCACCCCAGCAATGCCTCACCCTGCTTGTCCCCCGTCAGCACCCAGATCTTGATGTTGGCCAGCGTCAGGATGGCAATGGTTTCGGGGACCCCCTGCTGCAGTTTGTCCTCGATGGCCGTGGCTCCGAGCAGCTGGGGGACCCAAACAAGCAGGAGGTCAGCAGGGACTGCCCCCCCTCCAGCTacctcctgccccccccggtgcccccagccccacgtaCCATCATATCGTGCTCCACCTCGTCGTAGAGCCGAGCCAGGCGATCCTCACGGGCCTCGGGGGCACTGCCAGCTCGGTGCAGCCGCTCGGACCAGTCCTCATAGTAGCTCTCCTCCAGGTCTTTGTAGGCCAGCACCAGTGTTCGCAGCCCCTCGCCAGCGTATTCCTGCAAGCGGCTGGAGCTGGGTGCACAGGCAGACCCTGACGGTGGCCCCAGACCCTGATCTCCCCCCCAGGACAAGGGCACAAGCCAGGCTCTGAGCTTCTGGGCagcccctcttcccttcccagccctgcccgcgggACCCTGCCCCGCTCACGTTGAGGTGGTCGGTGGTGACATTGGTCAGGTCCTGGTTGATGGGGTGCAGGCGCTCCAGCAGGATGGTGTCAGCACCTTTGCAGTACAGACGGATCTTGCCCTCAGGGCTGCGGACTGCGGGGAGCAGGGGACAAGCTGCCTGGCTCAGGGGTGTAGGAGCAGGTCCCACTCCAGCCCCCAGCCGTGACTCCACACCGCCTCCACAGTCACATCGCCATCCGTGTGGGGCTGGTTCCCAGCACGCCGCACTGAGCCCCCACGCCCCAGTCCCACCgtggctcccccagccccgcagcccctgtGCCATGCCCAAGACCTCACCGATGACGGACATGCGCTTGCGGATGTTGTTGAAGTCCAGGATGGCCAGCAGTTGGTAGGTGATGGCTCGACCCAGCTCATGCACCGTGATGGTCTTGGGCGTGCGGGACCGGAACACAAAGCCGAAGTTTCTGGCAGCTGTGACCAGCGCTCCCTCATCTGGGGACTGAGCCTTGTAATACAGCTCCCCTGGGGACAGCACGGGGGGTCAGAGCCAACGCCGCGCCCCAGGCCGTGCCGGGACGACTCCTGCTCTCTGCACCTACCTTCACTCTTCTCCTCGGACATGACGGTGTGGCAGAGCGAGAGCAGGCGGAAGAACTCGTGCACGTGGGGGTCTCCCAGCTTGACGGCTTCCAGCAGGCTGGGGTCCCAGAACTGGAACCGTGGGTCCACCAGTGGGTTGAAGGAGAAGTCAACTGGCTCTGGCCTCTGGCAGGGGCAGAGATAGGGTTACCGCCCTGCGGCACGCGGCGCAGTCCCACAACAGCCCTGTGGCACCCCTACCTCTCCCAGCTCCGCCTTGTGACCCAGCACGTCCTGCACGTCACCTGTGAGGGGCACAGCGTTAACCAGGACAGGGACCCAATGCTGCTGCCCCACCAGCAGGTCccccctgctgtcctggggcagcagcagtcCCACAACTCTACGTCTGAGCCCCCTTtgtcccccagctgccccgAACGCCTCAAAGGGTCTGGCAGGAGGGGAGCTGGtacacccagcccagccccggtgcCCGGTGCTCACCGTAGCTGTGCCCATTCACGGAGCACTTGCTGAAGACCATGATGTTCTGGGTGAGGGTGCCGGTCTTGTCGGAGAAGATGTACtccacctgccccagctcctcaTTGAGGGTGGTGGTGCGGGCCTCAGCTGGTGTCCGGCGCTTGGCACAGTACATCTTCTTGTCCCAGTTGATGAAGTAGCTGTGCCCGAGACGGATCACCTCCACGCTGCAGGGGGGGACAGCTGGGTGtcaccagggcagggcagcacgCTCTGCTGAGCCAGTGACGGGCACACACGTGCCCACCCCAGACCCCCAAGCGCCTGGGGCACCCAGGCACCCAGGGTCCCCCCCCGTACTGCTTGCCAGCTCCCGTGCCCTTCCCTGGGGCTGGCCCGCGCCCGCTCCTACCAACAGCCACTGCCAAGCCTGGGCTGGGGACGTGGGGCCTGGCACCGAGGGGGCAGCCCGCGGGGCTCCCCGGGCATCTCACACACCTACGCGCCCCgaaccccctccccagcccccaggGCAGACAGCAATGAGCTAGTGGAAGGGGTGGGGGCGACACGTTCTTACCTCGGGGCTAAGGGTGACAGAACCCATGCTGGGGAAcgaaaagagagagaaattaaaagagagagagaaggggacaGTGCAGGAgcctgggagctgcaggagggcagagcaaAATAACCAGcatgc
Protein-coding sequences here:
- the ATP8B2 gene encoding phospholipid-transporting ATPase ID isoform X1, which encodes MPGKWPRVRAPGGAEEERRVRANAREYNEKFQYASNCIKTSKYNIVTFLPVNLFEQFQEVANTYFLFLLILQLIPQISSLSWFTTIVPLVLVLTITAVKDATDDYFRHKSDNQVNNRQSQVLISGVLRQEQWMNVRVGDIIKLENNQFVAADLLLLSSSEPHGLCYIETAELDGETNMKVRQAIPVTSELGDTGKLAQFDGEVICEPPNNKLDKFGGTLYWKENKYPLSNQNMLLRGCVLRNTEWCFGLVIFAGPDTKLMQNSGRTKFKRTSIDRLMNTLVLWIFGFLVCMGVILAIGNAIWEHEVGVCFQIYLPWDEGVHSAFFSGFLSFWSYIIILNTVVPISLYVSVEVIRLGHSYFINWDKKMYCAKRRTPAEARTTTLNEELGQVEYIFSDKTGTLTQNIMVFSKCSVNGHSYGDVQDVLGHKAELGERPEPVDFSFNPLVDPRFQFWDPSLLEAVKLGDPHVHEFFRLLSLCHTVMSEEKSEGELYYKAQSPDEGALVTAARNFGFVFRSRTPKTITVHELGRAITYQLLAILDFNNIRKRMSVIVRSPEGKIRLYCKGADTILLERLHPINQDLTNVTTDHLNEYAGEGLRTLVLAYKDLEESYYEDWSERLHRAGSAPEAREDRLARLYDEVEHDMMLLGATAIEDKLQQGVPETIAILTLANIKIWVLTGDKQETAVNIGYSCKMLTDDMTEVFVVTGHTVLEVREELRKAREKMMDASRSMGNGFSYQEKLSSSKLTSVLEAIAGEYALVINGHSLAHALEADMEVEFLETACACKAVICCRVTPLQKAQVVELVKKYKKAVTLAIGDGANDVSMIKTAHIGVGISGQEGIQAVLASDYSFSQFKFLQRLLLVHGRWSYLRMCKFLCYFFYKNFAFTMVHFWFGFFCGFSAQTVYDQYFITLYNIVYTSLPVLAMGVFDQDVPEQRSMEYPKLYEPGQLNLLFNKREFFICIAQGIYTSVFMFFIPYGVFADATRDDGAQLADYQSFAVTVATSLVIVVSVQIGLDTGFWTAINHFFIWGSLAAYFAILFAMHSDGLFQMFPNQFRFVGNAQNTLAQPTVWLTIALTTVVCIMPVVAFRFLKLDLKPELSDTVRYTQLVRKKQKTQHRCMRRVGRVGSRRSGYAFSHQEGFGELIMSGKNMRLSSLALSSFTARPSVGWIETLRKKKGSDSSAAGSAAGSPSSTADKMLKV
- the ATP8B2 gene encoding phospholipid-transporting ATPase ID isoform X5, producing the protein MPGKWPRVRAPGGAEEERRVRANAREYNEKFQYASNCIKTSKYNIVTFLPVNLFEQFQEVANTYFLFLLILQLIPQISSLSWFTTIVPLVLVLTITAVKDATDDYFRHKSDNQVNNRQSQVLISGVLRQEQWMNVRVGDIIKLENNQFVAADLLLLSSSEPHGLCYIETAELDGETNMKVRQAIPVTSELGDTGKLAQFDGEVICEPPNNKLDKFGGTLYWKENKYPLSNQNMLLRGCVLRNTEWCFGLVIFAGPDTKLMQNSGRTKFKRTSIDRLMNTLVLWIFGFLVCMGVILAIGNAIWEHEVGVCFQIYLPWDEGVHSAFFSGFLSFWSYIIILNTVVPISLYVSVEVIRLGHSYFINWDKKMYCAKRRTPAEARTTTLNEELGQVEYIFSDKTGTLTQNIMVFSKCSVNGHSYGDVQDVLGHKAELGERPEPVDFSFNPLVDPRFQFWDPSLLEAVKLGDPHVHEFFRLLSLCHTVMSEEKSEGELYYKAQSPDEGALVTAARNFGFVFRSRTPKTITVHELGRAITYQLLAILDFNNIRKRMSVIVRSPEGKIRLYCKGADTILLERLHPINQDLTNVTTDHLNEYAGEGLRTLVLAYKDLEESYYEDWSERLHRAGSAPEAREDRLARLYDEVEHDMMLLGATAIEDKLQQGVPETIAILTLANIKIWVLTGDKQETAVNIGYSCKMLTDDMTEVFVVTGHTVLEVREELRKAREKMMDASRSMGNGFSYQEKLSSSKLTSVLEAIAGEYALVINGHSLAHALEADMEVEFLETACACKAVICCRVTPLQKAQVVELVKKYKKAVTLAIGDGANDVSMIKRTQSRWGERQSPPHSTCLFPPQPPTSGWASVGRRASRRCWPPTTPSHSSSSCSACSWCTGAGPTSACASSSAISSTRTLPSPWSTSGLASSAASRRRPCTINTSSRSTTLSTRRCLCSPWASLTSWPTTSRLPSPSPPPS
- the ATP8B2 gene encoding phospholipid-transporting ATPase ID isoform X4; translated protein: MPGKWPRVRAPGGAEEERRVRANAREYNEKFQYASNCIKTSKYNIVTFLPVNLFEQFQEVANTYFLFLLILQLIPQISSLSWFTTIVPLVLVLTITAVKDATDDYFRHKSDNQVNNRQSQVLISGVLRQEQWMNVRVGDIIKLENNQFVAADLLLLSSSEPHGLCYIETAELDGETNMKVRQAIPVTSELGDTGKLAQFDGEVICEPPNNKLDKFGGTLYWKENKYPLSNQNMLLRGCVLRNTEWCFGLVIFAGPDTKLMQNSGRTKFKRTSIDRLMNTLVLWIFGFLVCMGVILAIGNAIWEHEVGVCFQIYLPWDEGVHSAFFSGFLSFWSYIIILNTVVPISLYVSVEVIRLGHSYFINWDKKMYCAKRRTPAEARTTTLNEELGQVEYIFSDKTGTLTQNIMVFSKCSVNGHSYGDVQDVLGHKAELGERPEPVDFSFNPLVDPRFQFWDPSLLEAVKLGDPHVHEFFRLLSLCHTVMSEEKSEGELYYKAQSPDEGALVTAARNFGFVFRSRTPKTITVHELGRAITYQLLAILDFNNIRKRMSVIVRSPEGKIRLYCKGADTILLERLHPINQDLTNVTTDHLNEYAGEGLRTLVLAYKDLEESYYEDWSERLHRAGSAPEAREDRLARLYDEVEHDMMLLGATAIEDKLQQGVPETIAILTLANIKIWVLTGDKQETAVNIGYSCKMLTDDMTEVFVVTGHTVLEVREELRKAREKMMDASRSMGNGFSYQEKLSSSKLTSVLEAIAGEYALVINGHSLAHALEADMEVEFLETACACKAVICCRVTPLQKAQVVELVKKYKKAVTLAIGDGANDVSMIKRTQSRWGERQSPPHSTCLFPPQPPTSGWASVGRRASRRCWPPTTPSHSSSSCSACSWCTGAGPTSACASSSAISSTRTLPSPWSTSGLASSAASRRRPCTINTSSRSTTLSTRRCLCSPWASLTRTCQSSGAWSTPNSTSPGS